Sequence from the Muntiacus reevesi chromosome 17, mMunRee1.1, whole genome shotgun sequence genome:
ATCTGTGAGCTCCTGACAGAAGTTACCACTGGCATTTTGGGAGCTATGCGGCGATAGTATGGAAAGTTACTGGCTCCTCCTCGAGGGGAACCCATcattaccctggagaaggaggagTGCAACCCCAAACCGGACCTGGAAAAATCCATCCCAAACTGTTCTCCTTGGTAGCCTGAGGTTTGCACACACGGGAGGCCCATCACATCCTGCATGGGCCTGACAAAGTGGGAGTCTGCAGGCTCGCTGAAAGGGTTCTCCACATGGGCACCAGGGGCCGAGGAGGGCCCGCTCGCAGGCCCGGCCTCTGGACTCAGCAAATAAGGGGCCTCCCCCTCCAGCCTGCAATCACTAGTTGTGTTTGGGAGATTATCGTCATTGTTCTGATTGGTACTAAAGTTACTTCCTCTGCTCTTgttcagaaaatttgaaatactAAAGGTGGACTTATGTTCGAGGTTATTGGTGACTTCCAAAATGTGGATGTCCCCTACCCGGTCAGTGCTAGACTGGGGATCTGAAAAACTCCGGTCGCTGCTCTCTGGGCTGAGGTCTATCTTCTCGGCACTGACCACCACCCCCTCCACCTCCACCGACTCGCTGCCTTCCGCCTGGGAGGTCACGTCGCTGACTTCGTCCTGCGGCTCCGGGGAGCTCAGGGGCTCAGATTTCACCACAACTCTCATGTGCTCCTTCTCACCAAGGCTCACCTCCCCGTTTTCACACTGGAAGCCACTCTTCTCGGTTGTGGCTTCCTGCTCAAAGCCAGTCTCCACCTGAGTGGCACGGGAGGCCATGGAGAGCTGGGCTATGTTGCCGGCACTGTTGTCGGACTGGCTGGGCACCTGGGCATCTTCCTGAGTGCCGAAAGACTGGTCAAACATGATGGTGCTGTCGTCCGGGTTGTCGGCCATCCCATCGGCCTTAGGGTTGTCCACGATTTTCAGAGAATCTGGAGAAAAGAACTCCTCCCGGGAATGAACCCCTGGCCCATTCTCTGGCGTCACGTCGGAAATGGCAGACTCATCCAGGGTGGGTCGGAGGCGCTGTCTGGCCCGCTCCTCCGAAGACTGCTTGCGCTTATGCAGGCGGCGCATGGGGAAGGGCGTCCGCTGGTCCAGGTTACCACGCATCGAGGAGCTCATGGGGGCTGGCTGCTCCTCGCCGCTCTGGCTGGAACTGAGGGCGGAGCTCACGATGCTCAGTCCCAGCTGCTGCAGCATAAAGGAGCGCTGCATGCGGGCGCTCTGCTCCTGAACACGCTCGCTGGGGGGAGACATGGGCAGCGTCCGTGTCGTCAGGTAGTGTTTACATGCCTTAACAACAGAGTTCAGGTGCAGGTGAGAGGCTGCCAGTAAGACATCCATGACATTGCTCTCCCCCAGCATGAGCGTGGAGGTGTACATCATGTCAATCAGCGCGGCGAAGGCCTCTGCCGTCACCACTTCGCTATCCAGCTGGATCATGTTCATGGTCTGATCTCCCTCTGCCACAGAGAACAGAGCTCGGAAATGCGTGCTGCACGCTGCTAGTACCGAGCGGTGGGCTTTGAAATGTCTATTCCCCACTACAATGACACAGTCACAGAGCTGGCCGTGAAGTCTCTGATAGTTCAGCTGCTGGAAGATCTGTTCAAAGTGACCAGGAAAATCCATGATCCtacaatacaaagaaagaatgaattaacATGCAGAACAGCTTAAGTCAAAGTCAGAGCACAAGCGGGCACTGACCGGAGAGGCAGGAATGGCCAAGCCTGGACCTTTCAAAGCTTGTGGTGTTTCTGATGGGGGCACACGGACGAAACACCTGTCCAGTAAGGAACAAATGGTGACTCAGCTAACAGCCTCGGAAATctacatggacacacacagatCAGCAACTGGCTGTTTACAGGCTTCCCTTCACTCTTAAATGACCCACTTTTAACACTTGGGGCCATTGTTAGAAAAGACCAACATGTGGGTGATGCAACATCTATATCCGAGAAGTCGAGAGTTCTGCATTCCTGAGAACAACAAACTCCAAGAAACTCTAAACTGAGACTTTTGGCAACCTTAAATGATGAAAAATGCAGATCGACATTATTGGGAAGATGTCCAGTTCTAGATGGTAGTAGACTGCACACATGCGTTTGCCCGCTCCACCCCATACACACTCCCGAAACCCTGTTAAAAAGACACCGGTGTTTCTTGGTTTGTTGTTTTAAAGGTAAAAACCcacaagggaaaaaagaatgggaaagaggtATCAAGGGCATTTTGGAAACTGGTGAGCAGGTAAACAAATGTGTGCTGACTTAGCGCACCCAGAAAACTGAACcccaagttacagtccatggagttgcaaaagagtcggacatgacttagcgactaaacaacaacaaataaaactggCAGTGGTTAAAACAATCTGACTTATATAAGTCCCCATCCACCCAGAGGCTCAGAACTGGCTGCCAGGGCGCCAGAGGAAGTGGAGCAAAGATGATGCCAAGACAAAAGGACTGGCTGGAAGTCtactcaaaaaaacaaacaaacaaaaaaacgga
This genomic interval carries:
- the ZBTB5 gene encoding zinc finger and BTB domain-containing protein 5, which translates into the protein MDFPGHFEQIFQQLNYQRLHGQLCDCVIVVGNRHFKAHRSVLAACSTHFRALFSVAEGDQTMNMIQLDSEVVTAEAFAALIDMMYTSTLMLGESNVMDVLLAASHLHLNSVVKACKHYLTTRTLPMSPPSERVQEQSARMQRSFMLQQLGLSIVSSALSSSQSGEEQPAPMSSSMRGNLDQRTPFPMRRLHKRKQSSEERARQRLRPTLDESAISDVTPENGPGVHSREEFFSPDSLKIVDNPKADGMADNPDDSTIMFDQSFGTQEDAQVPSQSDNSAGNIAQLSMASRATQVETGFEQEATTEKSGFQCENGEVSLGEKEHMRVVVKSEPLSSPEPQDEVSDVTSQAEGSESVEVEGVVVSAEKIDLSPESSDRSFSDPQSSTDRVGDIHILEVTNNLEHKSTFSISNFLNKSRGSNFSTNQNNDDNLPNTTSDCRLEGEAPYLLSPEAGPASGPSSAPGAHVENPFSEPADSHFVRPMQDVMGLPCVQTSGYQGEQFGMDFSRSGLGLHSSFSRVMMGSPRGGASNFPYYRRIAPKMPVVTSVRSSQIPENSASSQLMMNAATSSFENGHPSQPGPPQLTRASADVLSKCKKALSEHNVLVVEGARKYACKICCKTFLTLTDCKKHIRVHTGEKPYACLKCGKRFSQSSHLYKHSKTTCLRWQSSNLPSTLL